Proteins encoded together in one Triticum dicoccoides isolate Atlit2015 ecotype Zavitan chromosome 7B, WEW_v2.0, whole genome shotgun sequence window:
- the LOC119340707 gene encoding probable ascorbate-specific transmembrane electron transporter 2, whose amino-acid sequence MKAGASPPASRAAGVRTLVVHVLAVAATALVLFWCIGFRGGLAFRSSDKQRIFNVHPPLMLIGLVVIAGEAILAYRTFPASVSRDARTKAHLALHAAGLAVGLVGVYAVFKFHAEAAIPNLYSLHAWVGIATITLYALQWLAGFLAFFFPGAAPETRRSAVPWHAVLGLLVFALAVGNAQLGFLEKLTFLQSPPARLVGKYGAEALLVNFTAVIVLLLGIAVVIATVNADSTRYTAM is encoded by the coding sequence ATGAAGGCGGGGGCATCACCGCCGGCCAGCAGGGCGGCGGGCGTGCGGACGCTGGTGGTGCACGTGCTGGCGGTGGCAGCCACGGCGCTGGTGCTGTTCTGGTGCATCGGCTTCCGTGGCGGCCTCGCCTTCCGCTCCAGCGACAAGCAGCGCATCTTCAACGTCCACCCGCCGCTCATGCTCATCGGCCTCGTCGTCATCGCCGGGGAGGCCATCCTCGCCTACCGCACCTTCCCGGCCTCCGTCAGCCGGGACGCCAGGACGAAGGCGCACCTGGCGCTGCACGCCGCGGGGCTCGCCGTCGGCCTCGTCGGCGTCTACGCGGTCTTCAAATTCCACGCTGAGGCCGCCATCCCCAACCTCTACTCGCTGCACGCCTGGGTCGGCATCGCCACCATCACGCTCTACGCGCTCCAGTGGCTCGCCGGCTTCCTCGCCTTCTTCTTCCCTGGCGCCGCGCCGGAGACCAGGCGGTCCGCGGTGCCGTGGCACGCCGTACTGGGGCTCCTCGTCTTCGCGCTCGCCGTGGGCAATGCGCAGCTCGGCTTCCTCGAGAAGCTCACCTTCCTGCAGTCCCCGCCCGCGCGCCTCGTCGGCAAGTACGGCGCCGAGGCGCTGCTCGTCAACTTCACCGCCGTTATAGTGCTCCTCCTCGGCATCGCCGTCGTGATCGCCACCGTCAACGCCGACTCCACCAGATACACCGCCATGTGA